The proteins below come from a single Alnus glutinosa chromosome 9, dhAlnGlut1.1, whole genome shotgun sequence genomic window:
- the LOC133877418 gene encoding uncharacterized protein LOC133877418: MLRPRLGLRLRPMPSPTLSRIPTVSLQSPTLAKPFLQLRNPTGTRLRFFFLRPLCASSSSSSSSPVVPQISHSSKCFDAADIQPYLSCCIPNKRLRVAVLLSGGVDSSVALRLLHAAGHSCTAFYLKIWFQEDFENFWSECPWEEDLKYAKTVCNQVGVPLEVVHLTDEYWKNVVSYIIEEYRCGRTPNPDVLCNTRIKFGAFMDAISSMEFDYVASGHYANIVHSSVEQMDNPSVLELSKDMVKDQTYFLSHLSQAQLKRVIFPLGSIPKDEVRDLATKFDLPNKDRKDSQGICFLGKIKFSEFVARQIGEREGVILEAETGDFLGKHRGFWFYTIGQRQGLRLPGGPWYVVEKDVKNNVVFVSRNYFSFDKRRRTFRVGSLKWFSGLPPNQLSQLQCKVRHGPGFYNCSLTMEPGEDGCEDIAVVHLSEDDQGLAAGQFAAFYQGSTCLGSGVILESWDDQGFPVCAKALDIARMEDKSKLGKPVKIKVLPETPSGSDQKDGPELCRGLKSPHVAAIKHRRQASKEETISRFPANWLQKIREKWMQIF, encoded by the exons ATGCTGAGACCGAGGCTGGGACTGAGACTGAGGCCCATGCCGTCTCCGACTCTCTCTCGCATCCCCACCGTCTCTCTCCAAAGCCCAACTCTTGCTAAACCCTTCCTTCAACTCCGGAACCCCACCGGTACCAGGCTGCGATTCTTCTTCCTCAGACCTCTCTGTGCGTCCTcctcttcatcttcctcttccccTGTGGTGCCCCAAATCTCTCACTCTTCGAAGTGCTTCGATGCTGCGGATATCCAGCCTTATCTCTCCTGCTGTATTCCCAACAAGCGCCTCAGAGTCGCCGTCCTTCTCAGCGGCGGCGTCGATAGCAGCGTCGCTCTCCGCCTCCTCCACGCCGCTGGCCACTCTTGCACCGCTTTCTACCTCAAAATCTGGTTCCAA GAAGACTTTGAGAACTTTTGGTCAGAATGCCCATGGGAAGAAGATTTGAAGTATGCAAAAACCGTTTGTAATCAG GTTGGTGTCCCGCTAGAAGTTGTGCATTTGACAGATGAATATTGGAAGAATGTG GTGTCTTACATTATTGAAGAGTATCGATGTGGCCGCACTCCTAACCCAGATGTTCTTTGTAATACAAGAATAAAGTTCG GTGCATTCATGGATGCCATCAGCAGTATGGAGTTTGACTATGTTGCTTCTGGACATTATGCAAATATTGTTCACTCATCTGTGGAGCAAATGGATAACCCTTCTGTTTTAGAACTATCAAAAGACATG GTTAAGGATCAAACATACTTCCTTTCACATCTCTCACAGGCTCAGCTCAAGCGAGTTATATTCCCACTTGGTTCTATTCCAAAG GATGAAGTTCGTGATCTTGCTACAAAATTTGATTTGCCTAACAAAGATAGAAAGGATTCACAAGGAATATGTTTCCTTGGAAAG ATAAAATTTAGTGAATTTGTTGCTAGACAGATTGGGGAGAGGGAAGGTGTCATATTGGAAGCTGAGACGGGAGATTTCCTCGGCAAACATCGTGGTTTTTGGTTCTACACAATTGGTCAACGCCAAGGTCTACGTCTCCCTGGAGGACCCTG GTATGTTGTTGAGAAGGATGTTAAAAACAATGTAGTATTTGTATCAAGAAATTATTTCTCATTTGACAAAAGAAGACGCACATTCCGTGTTGGCTCCTTAAAATGGTTTAGTGGGTTGCCTCCAAACCAGTTGTCTCAGCTCCAGTGCAAG GTGAGACATGGCCCTGGTTTTTACAATTGCAGCTTGACAATGGAACCTGGTGAAGATGGTTGTGAAGACATTGCAGTTGTCCACTTATCTGAAGATGATCAGGGCCTGGCAGCAGGGCAGTTTGCGGCCTTCTACCAGGGAAGTACCTGCTTGGGTTCCGGCGTAATTTTGGAGTCTTGGGATGATCAGGGTTTTCCTGTGTGTGCAAAGGCACTTGATATTGCAAGAATGGAAGATAAATCAAAACTTGGGAAACCAGTTAAGATAAAAGTTTTACCAGAAACTCCTTCGGGGTCAGATCAGAAAGATGGTCCAGAACTTTGTAGAGGACTAAAAAGTCCCCATGTTGCTGCCATTAAACATAGAAGACAGGCATCTAAGGAAGAAACAATCTCCAGATTCCCTGCGAATTGGCTGCAAAAGATTCGGGAGAAGTGGATGCAGATCTTTTAG
- the LOC133877417 gene encoding uncharacterized protein LOC133877417 isoform X2, with the protein MQALELLYTPTLSKTLSILSPIPKPLSPSFLSPPFLRSLSLSLPKPRLLSHCVSRFPNSSQQAEKAFDKDELEEVGDEEADESDGDDFSAIDVDALEEEARDAAREYSSSLSRELRIEDEASDRSESGGKRRSRKTVTTNIPDHLLPRVTIVGRPNVGKSALFNRLVGGNKAIVVDEPGVTRDRLYGRSFWGMHEFMVVDTGGVLNISKSQSDVMEDLAITTTIGMDGIPVALREAAVARMPSMIEKQAASAVEEASVIIFLVDGQAGLTAADEEIADWLWKNYSNKCVVLAVNKCESPRKGIMQASEFWSMGFSPLPISAISGTGTGELLDLVCSGLKKIEGPENLEEEEDYVPAISIVGRPNVGKSSILNAMVGEDRTIVSPISGTTRDAIDTEFTGPGGQKFRLIDTAGIRRRAVVASSGSLTEALSVNRAFRAIRRSDVVALVIEALACITEQDC; encoded by the exons ATGCAAGCTCTGGAGCTTCTCTACACTCCCACTCTCTCCAAAACCCTTTCCATCCTCTCGCCAATCCCCAAACCCCTCTCTCCATCCTTTCTTTCCCCTCCATTTCTCCGCTCTCTATCCCTCTCCCTCCCCAAACCCCGCCTTCTTTCCCACTGCGTTTCCCGCTTCCCCAACTCCAGTCAACAAGCAGAAAAGGCATTCGACAAAGACGAGCTCGAAGAAGTTGGCGACGAAGAAGCTGATGAATCCGACGGCGATGATTTCTCGGCAATCGATGTCGACGCGCTCGAAGAAGAGGCCAGAGACGCGGCTcgcgagtactcgagctcgttGTCGCGCGAATTGAGAATAG AGGACGAGGCAAGTGATCGAAGCGAGAGCGGTGGGAAGCGGAGGAGCCGTAAAACTGTAACGACAAAT ATCCCTGACCATCTTCTTCCGAGAGTTACAATTGTTGGAAGGCCAAACGTTGGTAAATCAGCATTATTTAATCGTCTTGTGGGG GGGAACAAGGCAATTGTGGTGGATGAACCTGGGGTTACTAGGGATCGCTTGTATGGTAGATCCTTTTGGGGAATGCATGAATTTATGGTGGTTGATACTGGAGGTGTTCTCAATATTTCAAAGTCACAGTCTGATGTTATGGAAGACTTGGCCATTACAACAACCATTGGTATGGATGGGATTCCAGTAGCCTTGAGGGAGGCAGCTGTTGCCAGGATGCCCTCAATGATTGAGAAACAAGCTGCTTCGGCCGTGGAGGAAGCATCTGTCATAATATTCCTGGTTGATGGACAG GCAGGTTTGACAGCAGCTGATGAGGAAATTGCAGACTGGCTATGGAAGAATTACTCAAATAAGTGTGTTGTTCTTGCTGTTAACAAGTGTGAGTCTCCACGTAAAGGAATCATGCAAGCGTCAGAATTTTGGTCCATGGG GTTTTCACCACTCCCAATATCTGCTATATCTGGGACTGGAACCGGAGAACTTCTTGATCTTGTTTGTTCAGGACTGAAAAAAATTGAG GGTCCAGAgaatcttgaagaagaagaagattatgtTCCTGCAATTTCCATTGTTGGCCGACCGAATGTTGGTAAAAGTAGCATCTTGAATGCAATGGTTGGAGAGGATAGAACAATTGTTAGCCCAATCAGTGGTACCACTCGTGATGCAATTGATACTGAATTTACTGGACCAGGTGGCCAG AAGTTCCGGCTTATTGATACTGCTGGAATCAGAAGAAGGGCAGTTGTAGCTTCATCAGGTAGTTTGACGGAGGCTTTATCTGTGAATCGAGCATTTCGTGCCATACGTCGTTCTGATGTTGTTGCTCTTGTCATTGAGGCCTTGGCTTGTATCACAGAACAG GATTGCTGA
- the LOC133877417 gene encoding uncharacterized protein LOC133877417 isoform X1 — translation MQALELLYTPTLSKTLSILSPIPKPLSPSFLSPPFLRSLSLSLPKPRLLSHCVSRFPNSSQQAEKAFDKDELEEVGDEEADESDGDDFSAIDVDALEEEARDAAREYSSSLSRELRIEDEASDRSESGGKRRSRKTVTTNIPDHLLPRVTIVGRPNVGKSALFNRLVGGNKAIVVDEPGVTRDRLYGRSFWGMHEFMVVDTGGVLNISKSQSDVMEDLAITTTIGMDGIPVALREAAVARMPSMIEKQAASAVEEASVIIFLVDGQAGLTAADEEIADWLWKNYSNKCVVLAVNKCESPRKGIMQASEFWSMGFSPLPISAISGTGTGELLDLVCSGLKKIEGPENLEEEEDYVPAISIVGRPNVGKSSILNAMVGEDRTIVSPISGTTRDAIDTEFTGPGGQKFRLIDTAGIRRRAVVASSGSLTEALSVNRAFRAIRRSDVVALVIEALACITEQDCRIAERIEEEGKGCLIVVNKWDTIPNKNQQTATYYEQDVREKLRILDWAPIVYTTATAGESVEKIIVAASTVEKERSRRLGTSILNQVVQEALAFKSPPRTRGGKRGRVYYCTQAAIRPPTFVFFVNDAKLFPETYRRYMEKQLRIDAGFYGTPIRLLWRSRRKMEKDEGQ, via the exons ATGCAAGCTCTGGAGCTTCTCTACACTCCCACTCTCTCCAAAACCCTTTCCATCCTCTCGCCAATCCCCAAACCCCTCTCTCCATCCTTTCTTTCCCCTCCATTTCTCCGCTCTCTATCCCTCTCCCTCCCCAAACCCCGCCTTCTTTCCCACTGCGTTTCCCGCTTCCCCAACTCCAGTCAACAAGCAGAAAAGGCATTCGACAAAGACGAGCTCGAAGAAGTTGGCGACGAAGAAGCTGATGAATCCGACGGCGATGATTTCTCGGCAATCGATGTCGACGCGCTCGAAGAAGAGGCCAGAGACGCGGCTcgcgagtactcgagctcgttGTCGCGCGAATTGAGAATAG AGGACGAGGCAAGTGATCGAAGCGAGAGCGGTGGGAAGCGGAGGAGCCGTAAAACTGTAACGACAAAT ATCCCTGACCATCTTCTTCCGAGAGTTACAATTGTTGGAAGGCCAAACGTTGGTAAATCAGCATTATTTAATCGTCTTGTGGGG GGGAACAAGGCAATTGTGGTGGATGAACCTGGGGTTACTAGGGATCGCTTGTATGGTAGATCCTTTTGGGGAATGCATGAATTTATGGTGGTTGATACTGGAGGTGTTCTCAATATTTCAAAGTCACAGTCTGATGTTATGGAAGACTTGGCCATTACAACAACCATTGGTATGGATGGGATTCCAGTAGCCTTGAGGGAGGCAGCTGTTGCCAGGATGCCCTCAATGATTGAGAAACAAGCTGCTTCGGCCGTGGAGGAAGCATCTGTCATAATATTCCTGGTTGATGGACAG GCAGGTTTGACAGCAGCTGATGAGGAAATTGCAGACTGGCTATGGAAGAATTACTCAAATAAGTGTGTTGTTCTTGCTGTTAACAAGTGTGAGTCTCCACGTAAAGGAATCATGCAAGCGTCAGAATTTTGGTCCATGGG GTTTTCACCACTCCCAATATCTGCTATATCTGGGACTGGAACCGGAGAACTTCTTGATCTTGTTTGTTCAGGACTGAAAAAAATTGAG GGTCCAGAgaatcttgaagaagaagaagattatgtTCCTGCAATTTCCATTGTTGGCCGACCGAATGTTGGTAAAAGTAGCATCTTGAATGCAATGGTTGGAGAGGATAGAACAATTGTTAGCCCAATCAGTGGTACCACTCGTGATGCAATTGATACTGAATTTACTGGACCAGGTGGCCAG AAGTTCCGGCTTATTGATACTGCTGGAATCAGAAGAAGGGCAGTTGTAGCTTCATCAGGTAGTTTGACGGAGGCTTTATCTGTGAATCGAGCATTTCGTGCCATACGTCGTTCTGATGTTGTTGCTCTTGTCATTGAGGCCTTGGCTTGTATCACAGAACAG GATTGCAGGATTGCTGAAAGGATTGAAGAAGAAGGGAAGGGGTGCCTGATAGTCGTAAACAAATGGGATACCATACCAAATAAAAATCAGCAGACTGCAACATACTACGAGCAAGATGTTAGAGAGAAGCTTCGTATTCTTGATTGGGCACCTATTGTTTATACAACTGCAACAGCTGGCGAAAGTGTTGAAAA GATCATTGTTGCTGCTAGTACAGTTGAAAAGGAGAGGTCAAGAAGACTTGGTACTTCCATATTAAATCAAGTGGTACAAGAAGCTCTAGCTTTTAAATCACCTCCAAGGACCCGAGGTGGCAAGAGAGGGCGTGTTTATTACTGCACTCAG GCTGCCATAAGGCCCCCCACATTCGTTTTCTTTGTTAACGATGCAAAACTTTTCCCTGAGACTTACCGGCGCTATATGGAGAAGCAACTGCGTATAGATGCAGGGTTTTATGGTACTCCAATTCGGCTTCTCTGGCGCAGCagaagaaaaatggaaaaagacgAAGGTCAGTAG